The Mycolicibacterium mageritense genome contains a region encoding:
- a CDS encoding DUF2469 domain-containing protein, protein MSAEDLEKYETEMELSLYREYKDIVGQFSYVVETERRFYLANSVEMVPRNADGEIYFELRLADAWVWDMYRPARFVKQVRVITFKDVNIEEVEKPELRLPE, encoded by the coding sequence ATGAGTGCCGAAGATCTCGAGAAGTACGAAACCGAGATGGAGCTCTCGCTGTACCGCGAATACAAGGACATCGTCGGTCAGTTCAGCTATGTGGTGGAAACCGAGCGCCGGTTCTACCTGGCCAACAGCGTGGAGATGGTGCCCCGCAACGCAGACGGCGAGATCTATTTCGAGCTGCGGCTGGCCGATGCCTGGGTGTGGGACATGTACCGGCCCGCCCGGTTCGTAAAGCAGGTGCGGGTGATCACCTTCAAGGACGTCAACATCGAAGAAGTCGAGAAGCCCGAGCTGCGGCTGCCGGAGTAG
- a CDS encoding ribonuclease HII, whose product MRMSWPPRTVIRKSSGLRTLEAALYRSGLGPVAGVDEVGRGACAGPLVVAACVLGPNRLESLAALDDSKKLGEKERERLFPLIRRYAVAYHVVFIPSTEVDRRGVHVANIEGMRRAVAGLSVRPGYVLSDGFRVPGLAVPSLPVIGGDAAAACIAAASVLAKVSRDRLMVEMERDHPGYGFAEHKGYSTPAHTAALAELGPCPEHRYSYVNVRRAAEAVGVRRVGRPARHAEPGYAKMGSEGLCEEQTEAVDQREGQLSG is encoded by the coding sequence CTGAGGATGTCATGGCCGCCTCGAACGGTGATCCGGAAGTCGTCCGGGCTGCGCACCCTGGAGGCGGCGCTGTACCGCAGTGGGCTGGGACCGGTCGCCGGGGTCGACGAGGTGGGCCGCGGAGCCTGCGCGGGCCCGCTGGTGGTGGCCGCCTGTGTCCTGGGGCCGAACCGGCTTGAGAGCCTGGCCGCGCTCGACGATTCCAAGAAGCTCGGCGAGAAGGAACGTGAGCGGCTGTTTCCACTGATCCGTCGGTACGCCGTGGCCTATCACGTGGTCTTCATCCCGTCGACCGAGGTGGATCGTCGCGGTGTGCACGTGGCCAACATCGAGGGCATGCGGCGCGCGGTGGCCGGGCTGTCGGTTCGGCCCGGCTATGTGTTGTCCGACGGTTTCCGGGTGCCGGGCCTGGCGGTCCCGTCCCTTCCGGTGATCGGGGGCGACGCGGCGGCGGCGTGCATCGCGGCGGCGAGTGTGCTGGCGAAGGTCAGCCGAGACCGGCTCATGGTCGAGATGGAGCGCGACCATCCCGGATACGGGTTCGCCGAGCACAAGGGCTACAGCACGCCGGCGCATACCGCGGCGTTGGCGGAGCTCGGGCCGTGTCCCGAGCATCGCTACTCGTATGTGAACGTGCGCCGGGCCGCCGAGGCGGTCGGTGTGCGGCGGGTTGGGCGACCCGCGCGGCATGCGGAACCCGGGTACGCAAAGATGGGTTCGGAAGGCTTGTGTGAAGAGCAGACTGAGGCAGTGGACCAACGAGAAGGACAGCTGAGCGGATGA